GACACCGACGGCAAGGTGGACATCTTCGTCGCCGGCATCGGCACCGGCGGCACCGTCACCGGCGTCGGCCAGGTCCTGAAGGAACGCAAGCCGGATGTGCAGATCGTCGCCATCGAACCGAAGGACTCCGCCATCCTCAACGGCGGCGCTCCCGGCCCGCACAAGATCCAGGGCATCGGCGCCAACTTCATCCCCGAAATCCTGGACACCAACGTCTACGACGAAGTCCTGGACGCCACCCTGGAGGACTCCGTCCGGGTCGCCCGCGATCTCGGAGTCAAGGAAGGCATCCTGGGCGGCATTTCCTCCGGTGCAATCGTCTGGGGAGCCCTCGAACTCGCCAAGCGCCCGGAGAATGCCGGTAAGCTCATCGTCGCTGTTGTCTGCGACTTCGGCGAGCGTTACATCTCCACCGTGCTCTATGACGACATCCGAGGCTAAGCCTTGGCCCGACATTCACCGTTTCCTGTAGAAAGGTCTTTGTGAGCTTTTTCGCAAGACTTAAGGAAGACCTCGACGCCGCCCGGTCGCACGACCCGGCGGCTCGAGGTTCTTTTGAGAACTTTTTCGCCTACTCCGGCCTCCACGCCATCTGGGCGCACCGCCTCACGCACAAGCTCTGGCAGAATCCCTCGCTCCGCTTCCCTGCCCGCTTGATTTCGCAGCTGGCGCGTTTCCTGACCGGGATCGAGATCCACCCGGGCGCCACGATCGGCAAGCGGTTCTTCATTGACCACGGCATGGGCGTGGTCATTGGCGAAACGGCCGAAATCGGTGAGGACGTCATGATCTATCACGGTGTGACCCTTGGCGGGCGCTCACTGGCAAAGGTAAAGCGGCATCCCACCATCGGGGACCGCGTGACCATCGGTGCGGGCGCCAAGATCCTCGGCCCCATCACCATCGGACGGGACAGCGCCGTGGGCGCCAATGCCGTCGTGGTCAAGGACGCCCCGCCGGAATCCATCATCACCGGCGTCCCTGCAACCTGGCGCCACCGTGATGCCCAGCGTGAGACCAAGCCCGCCGTGGATCCGGCCGAATACTACATCGAATACCGGATCTAGGCGGCAAACCGCTTGTAGACCGTCCAGAGCACCATGTCGAAGACGGTGTCCGGGAGGATCCTTCGCAGCGTCAGGATGGCTCGGGCCCCCTTGCCCACCGGGTACCGGGTCTTCGGCCGGGCGGCGGTGGCGGCATGGACAATGGCATCGGCAATGACGTCCGGATGCGTGGACATGCCGGAGCCTTCAGTGGAGGCCAGCGCCGCTGCGACGATTTTGGCCTGGTCCCGGTAGGGGCCCTGCCCGGACGTTTCCAGCAGGCTTTCACCGGAGATGGCGCCCCACTCTGTCTGCGTGCCCGCCGGTTCGATGATTGACACCTTGATGCCGTGGGGCTTGAGTTCCAGGCGCAGCGAGTCGCTCAGGCCCTCGACCGCAAACTTCGTGGCGTGGTACCAGGCCCCCAGGGGCTCGTACATCTTGCCCCCGATGGAGGACACGTTGATGATCCTCCCCTGCGCCGCCGCCCGCATGGCCGGCAGGACCAGCTGGGTCATGCGGGCCAGGCCGAAGACGTTGACGTCGAACTGCCGCCGGCCTTCGGCCAGCTCCACTTCTTCCAGCGACCCGTAGGATCCGTAGCCGGCGTTGTTCACCAGGACGTCGATCCGGCCGTGCGCCTCGAGGATTCCGCCCACTGCTGCTGCCATGGACGCTTCATCCGTGACGTCCAGCGCCAGCACGTTCACGCCGAATGCTTTCAGCGGCTCCATCTTCTCAACCCGCCGGGCCCCGGCATATACAGTGAATCCCTGCCCGCTGAGCTTCCTGGCGGCCTCGAACCCGATGCCGGTGGACGCACCGGTGACAAACGCGACTGGCTGCGACATGGGCTGCACTCCTCGGAAACGGCAATCGGTGGACGGACGGCCGTCATTGGACGTACAGTCCGATAACGCCAGCGGCCGACGCCTCCCAGAGTATCCGGGAAGCGCCGGCCGTTGATGTCACCGTTGGCGTAAGAGCCAGTGTGGCGTTGAGGCTAGTGGGTGTCCACTGCCTCGATTTCGGACTTGTCCTCGCCCCAAAGGGTGTGGAAGGTTCCTTCGGCGTCGACGCGGCCGTAGGTGTGCGCACCGAAGAGGTCGCGCTGGCCCTGGATCACGGCGGCGGGCAGGCGCTTGCGGCGCAGGCCGTCGTAGTAGGCCAGCGAGGAGGAGAACACCGGTACCGGGATGCCCAGCTGCACTGCGGTTGCGACAACCCGGCGCCAGGCCGGGAGGACGTCGGCGATGGCCTTGGTGAAGGCCGGTGCGAACAGCAGGTTGGCCGGCTTTTCGTCCGCGGCGTAGGCGTTGGTGATTTCCTTCAGCAGTTCCGCACGGATGATGCAGCCGCCGCGCCAGAGGGAAGCGATCTCGTCCAGCTTCAGGTCCCAGCCGTATTCCTTCGCGGCCGAGGTCAGCATGTCCAGGCCCTGGGCGTAGGAAACCAGCTTGGAGGCGTACAGGGCCTGGCGGACGTCCTCAACGAACGTTTCAGGGACATCGACGGCAATTTCCTCGCCGGCGAGCAGTTCCTGGGCCAGCTTGCGCTGTTCGGCCTGCGACGAGAGGGCGCGTGCGAAGACTGATTCGGCGATGCCCGACGTCGGGGAGCCCAGCTCGAGCGCGGAGATGACCGTCCAGCGGCCGGTTCCCTTCTGGCCTGCGGCGTCCACTACGACGTCGACGAACGGTTTGCCGGTGCGGGTATCCACGTGGCCGAGGACCTCGGCGGAGATTTCGATGAGGAAGGAGGCGAGCTCGCCCTTGTTCCACTCGGCGAAGATCTTGGCCTGCTCGGCAGGCTCGATGCCTGCCCCGGAGCGGAGGAGGTCGAAAGCTTCGCCGATGACCTGCATGTCGGCGTATTCGATGCCGTTGTGGACCATCTTCACGAAGTGGCCGGCGCCGTCGGTGCCGATCCAGGCGCAGCAGGGCTTGCCGTCCACGTGGGCCGCGATCTTTTCCAGCAGCGGTCCGAGGGCGTCGTAGGACTCCTTGGAGCCGCCGGGCATGATGGACGGGCCGTTCAGGGCGCCTTCCTCGCCGCCGGACACGCCGATGCCCACGAAGTGCAGGTCCTTCTTCGCCAGGGCGGCTTCGCGCCGGCGGGTGTCCTCGTAGTGCGAGTTGCCGGCGTCGATGATGATGTCGCCTGCCTCCAGCAGGGGCTCAAGCTGCTCGATCACGGAGTCGACCGGCTTGCCGGCCTTGACCATGATGAGCACGCGGCGCGGCTTTTCCAGGGAATCCACAAGCTCCTGGAGGGTTTCGGTACGCACGAAGTCGCCGTCGTGTCCGTGCTTTTCCAGCAGCGCGTCAGTCTTCTCAACAGACCTGTTGTGCAGGGCAACGGTGAAGCCGTTCCGGGCCAGGTTGCGGGCGAGGTTGGCCCCCATCACCGCAAGGCCGGTGACACCGATGTGTGCTGACATCAAAACTCCAATTCATTTCTGTGCAACGTGTGCATTCTGTTCCGCACTTCCTGCGGAACACGCTTTAAGAACCAGTGGCTGTCAATAAACCATATGTATTTCCGCGGACAACGGGAAAGTTGCGCCCACGTTTTGGAAGGTGGCGCGTCACAAAACAGTCTATGATGCCGCCGGCGTTCCACCGGGCAGGGTGGCCGCCCGGCCGGGACCGTGCACGCACGGGACGCCAGCGCCGACCCGATTATGCTTACGACTATGTCAACCAGCCTCCACCACCGCGCCATCGAACACCTCGGCACCCGCATCGTGAGCGGTGCGCTGCCCGCGGGTCATGTGATGCTGGCCGAGCAGCTCGAAGACGAGCTGAAGGTCTCGCGCTCCGTGGTGCGCGAAGCGGTCCGGGTCCTCCAGTCCCTCGGACTGGTTGAGACCATCAAGCGCGTGGGAATCCGTGTGCTTCCGGCGAGCCGCTGGAACCCGTTCGATCCTTTGGTGATCCGCTGGCGCCTGGCCGGCGACGGCCGCGGCGCCCAGCTCAGGTCCCTCGCGGAGCTGCGCTCCGCCGTCGAACCTGTCGCCGCCGAGCTGGCCGCCGCCAACGCCCCCCAGGAGATCCGCAGGGAACTGCTGGATGTCTCGCTGGCCATGCGCGACGCCGGCCAGGCCGGCAGCGTGGCAGAGTTCCTGCAGCTGGATATCAAGTTCCATTCGCTCCTCCTCACGGGCTCCGGAAACGAAATGTTCGCGAACCTGGTCGGGCAGGTGGCCGAAACGCTGACCGGCCGGACCGTCCACGGCCTGATGCCGGACCATCCGCGTGAGACCGCCCTGCAGTGGCATGTGGACGTTGCTGAGGCCATCGCCGCGGGGGATGCTGCCGGAGCCAGGGAGGCGTCCAGCCGGATCATGCGCGAGACGATCGCCGAGATGGAAGCCGGCTGGCGCGACCAGCCCAGGGTTTTCATTCCCCTGCAGCAGGGCTAAAGTCCAGCAGCACCTTCCCCGACTCGGCCGAGTTCCTGGCGACTTCGAAGGCCTCGAGTCCGCGTTCCAGCGGGAAGTCGTGGGTGACCACGGGGTCAACGAATAAGGTGCCGTCAGCGAGAGCCGCAATAACCTCGTCGATTTCGCCGTTGAAGCGGAACGAGCCCAGGAGTTCCAGCTCTCGGGTGATGGCAAGCGAGATCAGGACGGGCTGAGGCCCCGACGGCAGCAGGCCCACCATCACCACCTTGCCTCCGCGGACAGCGCCCTTGATGGCGGAGGCAAGGCCGTGGTGGCTGCCGGACGATTCGATGACCACGTCCGCCTCCACCGCTGCGATGGCGTCGCTTTCGTCTGCCTTGAGGACTTCGTCGGCGCCGACGGCCTGGGCTATTTCCAGTGGCTTGGGGTGCATGTCCACGGCCACGACCCGCCTGGCACCGGCGCGTTTGAGCACGGCGACGGCCAGTGCACCGATGGGGCCGCTACCGATCACCAGGGCCGTCTTTCCAGTGACGTCCCCGGCGCGGGCAACGGCATGCCAGGCAACGCTGGCCGGTTCCGCCAGCGCGGCAGTCCGCAGGCTGAGCCCGTCCGGGAGCGGCCGGAGCATCCGGGCGGGCAGCGTGGCGTAGCGGCTGAAGGCCCCATCGGTGTGCGGGTAGCGGGCGGCGCTGCCCAGGTAGGTGCAGCCCGGCGATAGGTTGGGCCGGTCCTCGGGATACCGTGCGGCGCCCGGGCCGGGCGTGGCGGGGTGGACGGCGACCGGGGTGCCGGCTTCGGGTCCGGTGCCGTCCGCAGCCGCGTGCAGGACCGTTCCCACAATTTCATGCCCCAGGACCATGGGTACGCGGAGGATGGACTCACCCGCGGCACCGTGGAGCCAGTAGTGCAGGTCGGAGCCGCAGATGCCGCCGAAGGCCACTTCCACGACAGCTTCGTCGGGACCCGGAGGCGGCACAGGAACGTCTTCGATCCGGAGGTCGCCCGCCGCGTGGGCTACTACGGCGGCCGAGGTGGCCGGGAGCTGGTCGAAACCGGGCATCAGACCACCACCGTCATTCCGCCGTCGATGAAGATGGTCTGGCCGTTCACGAAGTTGGAACCGTCGGAGGCCAGCCAGACGGCCGGGCCGGCCAGATCCTGCACGGTCCCCCAGCGGTGGGCCGGGGTGCGGCCCAGGATCCAGCCGTTGAACTGCTCATCGTCCACCAGGTTCTGCGTCATTTCGGTGTGGATGTAGCCCGGCGCGATCCCGTTGATCTGCAGGCCGGAGGCCGCCCATTCCGCGGTCATGGCCCGGGTGAGGTTCCGCAGCCCGCCCTTGGCCGCGATGTACGGGGCGATGGTGGGCCGGGCCAGGTCGGTCTGCACCGAGCAGATGTTGATGATCTTGCCATGTCCCCGCGGGATCATGTGCCGGGCAGCCTCTCTGCCTACCAGGAAGGCGCTGGTCAGGTCGGTGGAGATGACGCGTTCCCAGTCCTTCACATCCAGCTCCAGCATGGGCACCCGGTGCTGGATTCCGGCGTTGTTCACCAGGATCTCCAGCGGCCCCACGTTATCCTCCACCCACGTAATTCCCCGCGCGGCCCCGGCGTCGCTGGTGACGTCGAAGGCGCAGCTGTGTACCCGGCCCGGAGCATAGTCGGCGGCCATCGCGGCTTCGGCGGCTTTCAGGCGTTCCTGGTTGATGCCGTTCAGCACCACCGTGGCGCCGGCATCGGCCAGTGCCCGGGCCAGGGCGTTGCCGATCCCCCGGCTCGAACCGGTCACCAGGGCAACACGCCCCGTCAGGTCAAAAAGTGCACTCATCGTTGGCTGTTCCTCAATTGGTTTCGACTACCGGGTGTGACTGCTGGTTCTGGCTGTTGCCTGTGACTTGCGTCCCTGCTGAGATTGGCGATGGTTTGCCGGACGGCGGCGAGGTCAAGGTCCCCGAGTCCCTGGCGCTTGAGTTCGGCGTACAGTTCGGCGCCCACCGTGGCCATGGGTACGGCGGCGTCCACGGCGGCCGCACTCTCCAGGACGAAGGAAAGGTCCTTGTGCATGAATTTTGCGGGCCCGGTGGGCTCGTAGTCCCTTGCAGCGAGGCGGGGCCCGACGATGTCCAGGACCCTGCTGCCCGCCAGCCCGCCGGCAAGTAACTCGTACAACGCCGCAACGTCCATGCCGGAGCGTTCGGCGAGTTCGGCGGCTTCGGCGAGCGCCGCCGTCGTGGTGCCCACGATGAGCTGGTTGCAGGCTTTCGCCAGCGAACCGGAACCCAAGGGTCCCAGCCGCCGGACCGTGCCGCCCATGGCGTTGAAAAGGGGAAGGAGCCGCTGGAAGTCCTGCTCCCCCGCACCCACCATAATCGCAAGGGTTCCGTCCTCGGCACCTTTGGTGCCGCCGCTGACGGGTGCGTCGACCACGAC
Above is a window of Arthrobacter sp. FB24 DNA encoding:
- a CDS encoding oxidoreductase, producing the protein MSQPVAFVTGASTGIGFEAARKLSGQGFTVYAGARRVEKMEPLKAFGVNVLALDVTDEASMAAAVGGILEAHGRIDVLVNNAGYGSYGSLEEVELAEGRRQFDVNVFGLARMTQLVLPAMRAAAQGRIINVSSIGGKMYEPLGAWYHATKFAVEGLSDSLRLELKPHGIKVSIIEPAGTQTEWGAISGESLLETSGQGPYRDQAKIVAAALASTEGSGMSTHPDVIADAIVHAATAARPKTRYPVGKGARAILTLRRILPDTVFDMVLWTVYKRFAA
- a CDS encoding SDR family oxidoreductase; amino-acid sequence: MSALFDLTGRVALVTGSSRGIGNALARALADAGATVVLNGINQERLKAAEAAMAADYAPGRVHSCAFDVTSDAGAARGITWVEDNVGPLEILVNNAGIQHRVPMLELDVKDWERVISTDLTSAFLVGREAARHMIPRGHGKIINICSVQTDLARPTIAPYIAAKGGLRNLTRAMTAEWAASGLQINGIAPGYIHTEMTQNLVDDEQFNGWILGRTPAHRWGTVQDLAGPAVWLASDGSNFVNGQTIFIDGGMTVVV
- a CDS encoding L-idonate 5-dehydrogenase; this encodes MPGFDQLPATSAAVVAHAAGDLRIEDVPVPPPGPDEAVVEVAFGGICGSDLHYWLHGAAGESILRVPMVLGHEIVGTVLHAAADGTGPEAGTPVAVHPATPGPGAARYPEDRPNLSPGCTYLGSAARYPHTDGAFSRYATLPARMLRPLPDGLSLRTAALAEPASVAWHAVARAGDVTGKTALVIGSGPIGALAVAVLKRAGARRVVAVDMHPKPLEIAQAVGADEVLKADESDAIAAVEADVVIESSGSHHGLASAIKGAVRGGKVVMVGLLPSGPQPVLISLAITRELELLGSFRFNGEIDEVIAALADGTLFVDPVVTHDFPLERGLEAFEVARNSAESGKVLLDFSPAAGE
- the gndA gene encoding NADP-dependent phosphogluconate dehydrogenase; this translates as MSAHIGVTGLAVMGANLARNLARNGFTVALHNRSVEKTDALLEKHGHDGDFVRTETLQELVDSLEKPRRVLIMVKAGKPVDSVIEQLEPLLEAGDIIIDAGNSHYEDTRRREAALAKKDLHFVGIGVSGGEEGALNGPSIMPGGSKESYDALGPLLEKIAAHVDGKPCCAWIGTDGAGHFVKMVHNGIEYADMQVIGEAFDLLRSGAGIEPAEQAKIFAEWNKGELASFLIEISAEVLGHVDTRTGKPFVDVVVDAAGQKGTGRWTVISALELGSPTSGIAESVFARALSSQAEQRKLAQELLAGEEIAVDVPETFVEDVRQALYASKLVSYAQGLDMLTSAAKEYGWDLKLDEIASLWRGGCIIRAELLKEITNAYAADEKPANLLFAPAFTKAIADVLPAWRRVVATAVQLGIPVPVFSSSLAYYDGLRRKRLPAAVIQGQRDLFGAHTYGRVDAEGTFHTLWGEDKSEIEAVDTH
- a CDS encoding FadR/GntR family transcriptional regulator, translated to MSTSLHHRAIEHLGTRIVSGALPAGHVMLAEQLEDELKVSRSVVREAVRVLQSLGLVETIKRVGIRVLPASRWNPFDPLVIRWRLAGDGRGAQLRSLAELRSAVEPVAAELAAANAPQEIRRELLDVSLAMRDAGQAGSVAEFLQLDIKFHSLLLTGSGNEMFANLVGQVAETLTGRTVHGLMPDHPRETALQWHVDVAEAIAAGDAAGAREASSRIMRETIAEMEAGWRDQPRVFIPLQQG
- the epsC gene encoding serine O-acetyltransferase EpsC, giving the protein MSFFARLKEDLDAARSHDPAARGSFENFFAYSGLHAIWAHRLTHKLWQNPSLRFPARLISQLARFLTGIEIHPGATIGKRFFIDHGMGVVIGETAEIGEDVMIYHGVTLGGRSLAKVKRHPTIGDRVTIGAGAKILGPITIGRDSAVGANAVVVKDAPPESIITGVPATWRHRDAQRETKPAVDPAEYYIEYRI
- a CDS encoding NAD(P)-dependent oxidoreductase, giving the protein MNVQTDPDASEELSRKRAGFVGLGLMGGPMAANLLKAGWNVTGWNRSAAALDDLAARGGMRAADVASLRDEPVIIFMLPDLSYIEDAAAGLLAGWADEPPGPGTVVVVMSSVSPAAVRDFGVKVSAASRGNAVVVDAPVSGGTKGAEDGTLAIMVGAGEQDFQRLLPLFNAMGGTVRRLGPLGSGSLAKACNQLIVGTTTAALAEAAELAERSGMDVAALYELLAGGLAGSRVLDIVGPRLAARDYEPTGPAKFMHKDLSFVLESAAAVDAAVPMATVGAELYAELKRQGLGDLDLAAVRQTIANLSRDASHRQQPEPAVTPGSRNQLRNSQR